From Streptomyces sp. NBC_01460, a single genomic window includes:
- a CDS encoding adenosine deaminase, with protein MSDLHPFIAGLPKAELHVHHVGSASPRIVAELAAHHPDSKVPTDPEAIADFFTFTDFGHFIDVYLSVVDLVRTPEDVRLLTFEIARDMARQNIRYAELTVTPFSSTRRGIPEQGFMEAIEDARKAAEAELGVVLRWCFDIPGEAGLEAAEETTRLAVDLRPEGLVSFGLGGPEVGVERPQFKPYFDRAIAEGLHSVPHAGETTGPRTVWDALTALRAERIGHGTSSVQDPELLAHLAEHRIALEVCPTSNIATRAVTDLDRHPIREMVEAGVLVTVNSDDPPMFGTDLNNEYGVAARLLGLDERGLADLAKNAVEASFLDPAGKRALATEIDTYTTNWLRAPGR; from the coding sequence ATGAGCGATCTGCACCCCTTCATCGCGGGGCTGCCCAAGGCCGAGCTCCACGTCCACCACGTCGGGTCGGCCTCACCCCGCATCGTGGCCGAACTCGCGGCCCACCACCCCGACTCCAAGGTCCCCACGGACCCTGAGGCGATCGCGGACTTCTTCACCTTCACCGACTTCGGGCACTTCATCGACGTCTACCTGTCGGTCGTGGACCTGGTCCGCACCCCGGAGGACGTCCGGCTGCTGACCTTCGAGATCGCCAGGGACATGGCGCGGCAGAACATCCGGTACGCGGAGCTGACCGTCACGCCGTTCAGCTCGACCCGCCGGGGTATCCCGGAGCAGGGCTTCATGGAGGCGATCGAGGACGCCCGCAAGGCGGCCGAGGCCGAGCTCGGCGTCGTCCTGCGCTGGTGCTTCGACATCCCGGGCGAGGCCGGTCTCGAAGCCGCCGAGGAGACGACCCGGCTCGCCGTCGACCTGCGCCCCGAAGGGCTGGTCTCCTTCGGCCTGGGCGGTCCCGAGGTCGGGGTGGAGCGCCCGCAGTTCAAGCCCTACTTCGACCGCGCGATCGCCGAGGGCCTGCACTCCGTCCCGCACGCCGGGGAGACCACGGGCCCGCGGACGGTGTGGGACGCGCTCACCGCGCTGCGGGCGGAGCGCATCGGGCACGGCACCAGCTCCGTCCAGGACCCGGAGCTGCTGGCCCATCTGGCCGAGCACCGCATCGCCCTGGAGGTCTGCCCGACGTCGAACATCGCCACCCGGGCGGTCACGGACCTCGACCGGCACCCGATCAGGGAGATGGTCGAGGCGGGCGTCCTCGTCACCGTCAACAGCGACGACCCGCCCATGTTCGGTACCGATCTCAACAACGAGTACGGGGTGGCGGCCCGTCTGCTCGGCCTGGACGAACGCGGCCTGGCCGATCTGGCGAAGAACGCGGTGGAGGCCTCCTTCCTCGACCCGGCGGGCAAGCGGGCGCTGGCCACCGAGATCGACACGTACACGACGAACTGGCTGAGGGCTCCGGGCCGGTGA
- a CDS encoding DUF4190 domain-containing protein, whose protein sequence is MSDNTQQPGGEGAPRDPWAPPDSRVELGKQPADAVPPAVHDQPTMTSMPSADGSTGPIPAGAFGPQQPPVPAPPVGPNGPGQPGQYGYPSAPSAPSAAYGYPAAQPAPPASYGYPGYPGYGGQQPWGPAPANGLGIAAMVLGIIAVVGFCMWGFGIILGILALIFGIIGRGRAKRGEATNAGMALAGIILGSVSIVISAIFLGFLIWTVANDESGSDYDYDDPYATSLVVGSSH, encoded by the coding sequence ATGTCAGACAACACACAGCAGCCCGGCGGCGAGGGCGCGCCGCGCGATCCATGGGCTCCGCCGGACAGCAGGGTCGAGCTGGGCAAGCAGCCCGCGGACGCCGTTCCGCCCGCCGTGCACGACCAGCCGACCATGACGTCGATGCCGAGTGCCGACGGGAGCACCGGTCCCATACCCGCCGGAGCCTTCGGCCCGCAGCAGCCGCCGGTGCCCGCGCCGCCGGTCGGTCCGAACGGACCGGGACAGCCCGGCCAGTACGGCTATCCGTCCGCTCCCTCCGCACCCTCCGCGGCGTACGGCTACCCGGCCGCCCAGCCCGCACCCCCGGCGTCCTACGGATACCCGGGATACCCCGGCTACGGAGGTCAGCAGCCCTGGGGCCCTGCGCCGGCGAACGGGCTGGGGATCGCGGCGATGGTCCTGGGGATCATCGCCGTGGTCGGCTTCTGCATGTGGGGATTCGGCATCATCCTGGGCATCCTCGCCCTGATCTTCGGCATCATCGGCCGCGGCCGCGCCAAGCGGGGCGAGGCGACCAACGCGGGCATGGCGCTCGCGGGCATCATCCTGGGATCGGTCTCGATCGTGATCAGCGCGATCTTCCTCGGATTCCTGATCTGGACCGTCGCCAACGACGAGTCGGGCAGCGACTACGACTACGACGACCCCTACGCCACCTCGCTGGTCGTCGGTTCCTCCCACTGA
- a CDS encoding NADAR family protein, whose protein sequence is MDGLLARTARGERVKYLPFWGHRPRPDGGLGASCLSQWWPAPFTVDSVTYASAEHWMMAGKARLFGDTEAEALAVAASSPAAAKKVGRLVKGFDDGIWTRERFALVVEGSVHKFGQDPALRAYLLGTGERVLVEASPMDRIWGIGLAKDDPRAADPASWRGLNLLGFALMEARARLRAG, encoded by the coding sequence ATGGACGGACTGCTGGCGCGCACGGCACGCGGTGAGCGCGTGAAGTACCTGCCGTTCTGGGGACACAGGCCCCGTCCGGACGGGGGGCTCGGGGCGAGCTGTCTCAGCCAGTGGTGGCCGGCGCCGTTCACGGTCGACTCGGTGACGTACGCGTCGGCCGAGCACTGGATGATGGCCGGCAAGGCGCGGCTCTTCGGGGACACCGAGGCGGAGGCGCTGGCCGTGGCCGCGAGCAGTCCCGCGGCGGCGAAGAAGGTGGGCCGGCTGGTCAAGGGCTTCGACGACGGCATTTGGACCCGGGAGCGGTTCGCCCTGGTCGTCGAGGGCAGCGTCCACAAGTTCGGTCAGGATCCCGCGCTGCGGGCGTACCTGCTGGGCACGGGCGAGCGCGTTCTCGTCGAGGCCAGTCCGATGGACCGGATCTGGGGCATCGGGCTCGCCAAGGACGATCCGCGGGCCGCGGACCCGGCCTCCTGGCGCGGGCTGAATCTGCTGGGTTTCGCGCTCATGGAGGCGCGTGCGCGGCTGCGCGCGGGCTGA
- a CDS encoding gamma-aminobutyraldehyde dehydrogenase, with product MGNGFQVQDRFAEGAQYIGGRLCRGTSGHHQEVVDPATGTTVLRYELAGTDDVDAAVAAARAAFPGWSGLTPAERSEALHRFAAVLAEQADDFAYAESLQCGKPLKLSTEFDVPGTVDNAAFFAGAARHLEGQAAAEYSGDHTSYVRREAIGVVGSIAPWNYPLQMAAWKILPAVAAGNTIVLKPAEITPLTSLMFAQAATEAGIPDGVVNIVSGAGRDAGEHLVGHPDVVMTSFTGSTAVGKRVAEIATSTVKRLHLELGGKAPFLVFDDADLDAAVNGAVAASLINTGQDCTAATRAYVQRPLYDAFVEGVAALMESVRLGDPFDPSTDLGPLISHQQRDRVAGFVERARAYATVVTGGEAPGGELAAGAYYRPTLIAGAAQDSEVVRSEIFGPVLVVLPFDTDDEGIALANDTPYGLAASAWSRDLYRANRATREIAAGCVWINDHIPIISEMPHGGYKASGFGKDMSSYSFEEYTQVKHVMYDNTAVARKDWHRTVFGDR from the coding sequence ATGGGCAACGGATTCCAGGTGCAGGACCGCTTCGCCGAGGGGGCGCAGTACATCGGCGGACGGCTGTGCCGCGGCACGTCGGGACACCACCAGGAGGTGGTGGACCCCGCGACGGGCACGACGGTGCTCCGCTACGAACTGGCCGGTACCGACGACGTCGACGCGGCCGTGGCCGCTGCCCGCGCCGCGTTCCCGGGCTGGTCGGGTCTCACTCCCGCCGAACGCTCCGAGGCGCTGCACCGCTTCGCCGCCGTACTCGCGGAGCAGGCGGACGACTTCGCGTACGCCGAGTCCCTGCAGTGCGGCAAGCCCCTCAAGCTCTCCACCGAGTTCGACGTCCCCGGCACCGTCGACAACGCCGCCTTCTTCGCCGGCGCCGCCCGCCACCTGGAGGGGCAGGCGGCCGCCGAGTACAGCGGCGACCACACCTCCTACGTGCGGCGGGAGGCCATCGGGGTCGTCGGATCGATCGCACCGTGGAACTACCCGCTCCAGATGGCGGCCTGGAAGATCCTCCCGGCCGTCGCGGCGGGCAACACGATCGTGCTCAAGCCCGCCGAGATCACCCCGCTGACCTCGCTGATGTTCGCGCAGGCCGCCACGGAGGCAGGCATCCCGGACGGCGTGGTCAACATCGTCTCCGGTGCCGGCCGGGACGCGGGCGAGCACCTCGTGGGCCACCCCGACGTCGTGATGACCTCCTTCACCGGCTCCACCGCGGTCGGCAAGCGGGTCGCCGAGATCGCCACCTCCACCGTCAAGCGTCTTCACCTGGAACTCGGCGGCAAGGCGCCGTTCCTCGTCTTCGACGACGCCGATCTCGACGCGGCGGTGAACGGCGCGGTCGCCGCCTCCCTCATCAACACCGGCCAGGACTGCACGGCCGCCACCCGCGCCTACGTCCAGCGCCCGCTGTACGACGCGTTCGTGGAGGGCGTGGCAGCACTGATGGAGAGCGTCCGGCTCGGTGACCCCTTCGACCCGTCGACCGATCTCGGCCCGCTGATCAGCCACCAGCAGCGTGACCGTGTCGCCGGTTTCGTCGAGCGCGCCCGTGCCTACGCCACCGTCGTCACCGGCGGCGAGGCCCCCGGTGGCGAACTCGCCGCGGGCGCCTACTACCGGCCCACCCTCATCGCGGGCGCCGCCCAGGACAGCGAGGTCGTCCGCTCGGAGATCTTCGGCCCGGTCCTCGTGGTGCTGCCCTTCGACACCGACGACGAGGGAATCGCCCTCGCCAACGACACCCCGTACGGCCTCGCCGCCTCCGCCTGGAGCCGCGACCTCTACCGGGCCAACCGCGCCACCCGCGAGATCGCGGCGGGCTGCGTGTGGATCAACGACCACATCCCGATCATCAGCGAGATGCCGCACGGCGGATACAAGGCCAGTGGCTTCGGCAAGGACATGTCGTCGTACTCCTTCGAGGAGTACACGCAGGTCAAGCACGTCATGTACGACAACACCGCGGTCGCCCGGAAGGACTGGCACCGCACCGTCTTCGGGGACCGATAG
- a CDS encoding polyamine ABC transporter substrate-binding protein: protein MEQYEPERLSAPQLAAMRRSLTDGRGALTRRSLLRASGMGALALGGLGTLSACGIPPAKREGDTAAASDDHSAAEKRINFSNWTEYMDVSEDEKSRPTLDAFTKRTGIKVKYTEDINDNVEFFGKIKPQLAAGQDTGRDLIIVTDWLAARIIRLGWAQKLDHANLPHAFANLSPQFRTPDWDPGRAYSYPWTGIPTVIAYNAKATGGRKVDSITQLLDDPKLKGKVSFLSEMRDSVGMTLLDMGKDPGSFTDADYDAAIGRLQKGVDRKQIRRFTGNDYTADLSKGDIAACVAWAGDIIQLQADNPDIKFAIPAAGYITSSDNMLVPAEARHKTNAEKLMDYYYEPPVAAQLAAYINYVCPVDGVAAELAKIDASMASNTLILPDKAMAAKSRAFRSLSAEEETAYEEKFAKLIGA, encoded by the coding sequence ATGGAGCAGTACGAGCCCGAGCGCCTCTCCGCGCCCCAGCTTGCCGCGATGAGGCGCAGCCTCACCGACGGTCGGGGTGCCCTCACCCGCCGTTCGCTTCTGAGGGCATCGGGCATGGGCGCCCTCGCGCTCGGCGGCCTCGGCACCCTGAGCGCCTGCGGCATCCCGCCCGCCAAGCGGGAAGGGGACACCGCGGCGGCCTCCGACGACCACTCCGCGGCGGAGAAGCGGATCAACTTCTCCAACTGGACCGAGTACATGGACGTCAGCGAGGACGAGAAGAGCCGTCCGACGCTCGACGCGTTCACGAAACGCACCGGGATCAAGGTCAAGTACACCGAGGACATCAACGACAACGTCGAGTTCTTCGGAAAGATCAAGCCGCAGCTCGCCGCGGGCCAGGACACCGGCCGCGACCTCATCATCGTGACGGACTGGCTCGCCGCCCGCATCATCCGGCTCGGCTGGGCGCAGAAGCTCGACCACGCGAACCTCCCGCACGCCTTCGCGAACCTGTCGCCCCAGTTCCGCACCCCCGACTGGGACCCGGGGCGCGCCTACTCCTACCCCTGGACCGGCATCCCGACCGTCATCGCCTACAACGCGAAGGCCACCGGTGGCCGCAAGGTCGACTCCATCACCCAGCTGCTGGACGACCCGAAGCTCAAGGGCAAGGTCTCCTTCCTCTCCGAGATGCGCGACTCGGTCGGCATGACGCTCCTGGACATGGGCAAGGACCCCGGCTCGTTCACCGACGCCGACTACGACGCCGCCATCGGCCGTCTCCAGAAGGGCGTCGACAGGAAACAGATACGCCGGTTCACCGGCAACGACTACACCGCCGACCTCAGCAAGGGCGACATCGCGGCCTGCGTGGCCTGGGCCGGCGACATCATCCAGCTCCAGGCCGACAACCCGGACATCAAGTTCGCGATCCCGGCCGCCGGCTACATCACCTCGAGCGACAACATGCTGGTCCCGGCCGAGGCACGGCACAAGACCAACGCCGAGAAGCTCATGGACTACTACTACGAGCCCCCGGTCGCCGCGCAGCTCGCGGCCTACATCAACTACGTCTGTCCCGTGGACGGGGTCGCCGCGGAGCTCGCGAAGATCGACGCGTCCATGGCGTCCAACACGCTGATCCTCCCGGACAAGGCGATGGCCGCGAAGTCACGGGCCTTCCGCTCCCTCAGCGCCGAGGAAGAGACGGCGTACGAAGAGAAGTTCGCCAAGCTCATCGGCGCCTGA